The DNA region GGATTTTTGGACCGATAAACGCAGTATATTTGGATTTAAGCCGTTTGGCCCGCAGCTCGCGCTTGATGCTGGCTGTTAATCCTTCCACCAATGGTTCTTCGGGCGGGGTGGGCAGCAACGGCGTTTCAATGGTTTGTTCTGTGGTTTGTTCTGTGATTTGTTCTGTGGTTGGTGCCGGTGTTGGTTTGTCGCGCATCATGCGCGCGATATTGAAATAGATGAACTGATGCTTACCTGAAGGCGCGCGCAATTTACGTCGTTCCAGATCGCTTTGCGACATGCGAATAGCGCGCGTTGTTGTATCATCCTTGCTATAGGCGCCCATGTAAACTTGGGTCTCTTTAAGCACCGAAAGATCGGACGCAGGCGTGACCATCAACGAACCACCCGTTGCCTGCCAAACCGACAACAAGTCGGATTGCACAAAGGTCACGCCTTCGGTAGCGGGTTTTTCGGGAAGATTAGGGTTGTGTTGCGTTAGGGTTTGCAAAAGCCATGTCGGAAATTTTTTCGCCGGCAAGGGCGGCGAAATGCTTTCCAGATCAATCGTCTTTGATGGCGTTGTGACCGTCATGAACCTATTTTTCATCAAAAATGCGAAAGTAATGAATCAAATAGGCTTTTCAACAAAATTAGTTGTTGCAGTGCAGCGGAAACCCTAAGCTTGGTGCTATGAACGATGCAGCAATCACCCACAGCCCCGTTACCTTTACCATCGACCTTGAAGACCATCTGGGCGTGTATGCGGGCGATGGGCGCTGGCTGCGCAATACACAAACAATTCTGGATTTTTGCGCACAAAAACACATCCGCGCCACGTTCTTCACGGTGGGCAAGGTGGCGGCGCATCCTGAATTATTGAAACGGATTGTAAATGATGGCCACGAGCTGGCGTTACATTCGTATGACCACATCGCGCTTACACAAGAAAACCCCGCAACCTATGCGGCGCATTTGCTCGATGCCAAAAAAGCATTTGAAGATATTGCGGGCAATGCGGTTGAAGGATTTCGCGCGCCGATTTTTTCACTCACGCCCAAATCAGTATGGGCGGTGGATGTATTAAAGGAATTGGGATTTATTTATTCATCCAGCGTGATTGCTGGTAAGGGCGCGGTGAACGGTTTTCCGGGCGTGCCCAATAAGCCGTTCAAATGGAAGAACGGTTTAATCGAATTGCCGGTGCCGATGGTGAATTTAGGTGTGCTGGCCCTGCCGTTTTTGGGCGGGGTGTATTTGCGCTATTTGCCGTTGCCGGTTGTGCAGATGTTGAAAAAAACGGTTTATGCTGATGCACTGCTATGGACCTATACGCATCCTTATGATGTTGATGCCAGCGAAGGCTATGTGCGCCTTGATGATGGCACGCCGCTATGGATGAATGTGCTGCTTATGAATAATCGCAAGCATTTCCTGAACAAGCTGGATGCAGTGCTGAATGGCGATGCGGGTGCGCCATTGATTGAGCGTGCGCGCAGCTTGAACCATTTGCCGCAATTCGATTTATAGGGATGGCGCGAATCCGCCTTTTTTAAAATCAGGCTTGGCGATTTCAATCGCTGCGGCGGCGCTTAAGGCACGCATTTCAGGGCGATGTGCTTGCGAACGCAGCATCACGCGCGAGCCTTGAATACGATCAATCAGCTCGTCATTCGCCTGTTCGGTATAAGCAACCGCTGCACGGTAAATCGTCGCGATATCCAGCATGTCGATATTAATTTGGCCCATGCTGGAGCCGGTATCATTTGAAATGCGTTCCCACGCGGCAATCATGGCGGGAGGTGAGCCGTAACGATCAATCACAGCTGCATAATCACCAAGCCGCCGGGCGATGGTTTGGATGAGCGCGGGGCTTGGCGCTAAAAACGATTCACGCCCTCGTTCGTTCATCAGGCAAATCGCACGCGCTTCCATGAATAAAAGGGTATCCGGTGAAATGGATGCAGGTTTGGACGGCATGAAAATTTCTTTAAAAAAGCATTAAAAATATGCCGCGAGATAATCATATCCGGCGGGTGGAAGCAAGCGAAACAATGCCGACGTTAAATAAAAAACCGCGCGTTATATTGGGAAAACGCACAAAAATTGTGCCCGCCATGCTGGTCATTAAACATGTTGTAAGTTTTGGATGATAGGGTTGCCCCTATTCAGAAGGTTTGATTTTTTATTCTATTTTTCAGGAGACACCCCGTGAAAGCATTTTCATGCAAGACATTATTGTCTGTTGCCGCGCTTGTTCTTTCGATTGCATCCGCCGCCCCAGCCCATGCTACTTATATCAGTTATCGCAGCCATGATGCCGGCGTTGAAGCAGCGCAAATGCGCTTGAAACAGCTTGGCTATTTCGTTGGCAAGGTGGACGGCATTAATGGCCCACGCACCAGCAATGCGCTTGCTGCATTCCAGCGCAATAATGGCTTGATGGTCACCGGCAATTACGATTACTACACCCAAGCCGCATTGTTCCCCGTGTATCAAACACCGTATTACACATCGAATGTCGTCGTGCCAACCATGGCGTATCCGGTTGCCTATACCGTTCCGTTGAATGAATACCGTGCTGGCGCTGTGTATGCACAACCCATCGCGTATGCTGCGCAATTACCAACCCAGCGCCCGATTGCGCAAACCTACGCTATCTCGGAAGCGGTGCGTTATGGTAATTGGT from Alphaproteobacteria bacterium includes:
- a CDS encoding polysaccharide deacetylase family protein — encoded protein: MNDAAITHSPVTFTIDLEDHLGVYAGDGRWLRNTQTILDFCAQKHIRATFFTVGKVAAHPELLKRIVNDGHELALHSYDHIALTQENPATYAAHLLDAKKAFEDIAGNAVEGFRAPIFSLTPKSVWAVDVLKELGFIYSSSVIAGKGAVNGFPGVPNKPFKWKNGLIELPVPMVNLGVLALPFLGGVYLRYLPLPVVQMLKKTVYADALLWTYTHPYDVDASEGYVRLDDGTPLWMNVLLMNNRKHFLNKLDAVLNGDAGAPLIERARSLNHLPQFDL
- a CDS encoding peptidoglycan-binding domain-containing protein, whose translation is MKAFSCKTLLSVAALVLSIASAAPAHATYISYRSHDAGVEAAQMRLKQLGYFVGKVDGINGPRTSNALAAFQRNNGLMVTGNYDYYTQAALFPVYQTPYYTSNVVVPTMAYPVAYTVPLNEYRAGAVYAQPIAYAAQLPTQRPIAQTYAISEAVRYGNWYTPAGSQITTVVPRPW